One genomic window of Misgurnus anguillicaudatus chromosome 12, ASM2758022v2, whole genome shotgun sequence includes the following:
- the LOC129446532 gene encoding uncharacterized protein, whose product MDEWVSNLTLSLSSIFHQEDVIKRVVEVIKDLGVSSAEDLKYLEADDLAGVLRPIEIRKVIAHLKSMGMLNDSSSQATTLIEESSTGEDSFVSDIDDNVTSNNSTLKTTAARSSALVMSKSSQASPIMPSPASPSVSSQASPSVSNQASPSVSCRESFSASESGSSPLARENNSWHYSFDIPWSKLAPSARQLLENEQRPSAAERREIIRIVVAEVLGVCKKPGKRHIAEIARQMVIRYPKSFRDEIEGQVVGTGYDSIVKQLMSRIDNFRRLQAPTNKRLSESGRPENVKKGRKDAYGCINPDPELPSSETKQLQDQKQEELINMFKNNDKDEKRVEKLMVETFPSQRRDLLSGLKETKEIFKVWPFLYQEIGMRLHFRELTGIQIDDTFEESTGSKIRRILRYFQFVQTDPSSRVGTVLNQTLEGGDDTCAAVQMLLAHFKEQQEKMFLIVDDTAIASDVDTTKLPWNPCIVVCGNNPLTAKMFMVAVDQFIVNDQLPSFNKAFQMMFCSYYLHNIDYPVEIAATLEFLQRCIFKINPDQGTKVTRKEKGRQYAINPRVLSLISKIANFEWTE is encoded by the exons ATGGATGAATGGGTGAGcaacctaactttatcactcaGTTCTATATTCCACCAAGAGGATGTAATCAAGCGAGTGGTGGAGGTAATTAAAGACCTTGGAGTAAGTTCCGCTGAGGACCTTAAGTATTTGGAGGCAGATGACCTTGCAGGAGTCCTTAGGCCAATAGAGATCCGAAAAGTAATTGCCCACcttaaat CGATGGGAATGTTGAATGATTCCTCCTCACAAGCTACTACTCTAATTGAGGAGTCGAGCACTGGTGAAGATTCATTTGTTAGTGACATTGATGATAATGTCACCAGCAATAACTCCACACTAAAAACCACTGCTGCAAGGAGCTCAGCTTTGGTCATGTCAAAGAGCAGTCAAGCATCACCCATTATGCCAAGTCCAGCCTCACCCAGTGTTTCAAGTCAAGCCTCACCTAGTGTTTCAAATCAAGCCTCACCCAGTGTGTCATGTCGAGAATCATTTTCTGCATCAGAGAGTGGGTCCTCCCCTTTAGCCAGGGAAAATAATAGCTGGCATTACAGTTTTGACATACCCTGGAGTAAGTTGGCCCCAAGTGCCAGACAACTTTTAGAAAATGAGCAGAGGCCATCtgcagcagaaagaagagaGATCATCAGAATTGTAGTGGCTGAAGTACTCGGTGTGTGCAAGAAGCCAGGAAAGAGGCACATTGCTGAGATAGCCAGGCAGATGGTAATTCGCTACCCGAAATCATTCCGAGATGAAATTGAGGGCCAGGTTGTTGGCACTGGTTATGACTCCATTGTAAAGCAATTGATGTCTCGGATTGATAATTTCAGACGACTCCAAGCTCCCACCAATAAAAGGTTATCTGAAAGTGGCAGGCCTGAGAACGTAAAGAAAGGGCGTAAAGATGCATATGGCTGCATTAACCCTGACCCAGAGCTTCCTAGtagtgaaacaaaacaattgCAAGATCAAAAACAAGAAGAGCTAATCAACATGTTCAAAAACAATGATAAAGATGAAAAGAGAGTTGAAAAACTGATGGTGGAGACGTTTCCCTCACAGAGAAGAGACTTATTATCAGGACTGAAGGAGACCAAAGAGATCTTTAAGGTGTGGCCTTTCCTCTACCAGGAAATTGGAATGAGGCTTCATTTCAGAGAACTAACAGGCATCCAGATTGATGACACCTTTGAAGAGTCCACAGGTTCCAAGATCCGGAGAATCCTGCGGTACTTTCAGTTCGTCCAAACTGATCCATCAAGCAGAGTTGGCACTGTTCTTAACCAAACTCTGGAAGGAGGTGATGACACTTGTGCAGCTGTTCAGATGCTGCTAGCTCATTTCAAAGAGCAACAAGAGAAAATGTTTCTAATTGTCGATGACACTGCCATTGCAAGCGATGTTGACACCACTAAGCTTCCATGGAACCCCTGCATTGTTGTTTGTG GAAACAACCCACTTACTGCCAAGATGTTCATGGTTGCAGTGGACCAGTTCATAGTCAACGATCAGCTTCCCagcttcaacaaagcattccaGATGATGTTCTGCTCATATTACCTGCACAACATTGACTATCCAGTGGAAATTGCAGCCACGCTGGAGTTCTTACAGAG ATGCATCTTCAAAATTAACCCTGATCAAGGGACCAAAGTCACACGCAAAGAAAAGGGACGCCAGTACGCCATCAACCCGAGAGTGTTGAGCCTCATTTCCAAAATTGCAAATTTTGAGTGGACAGAGTAA